In the genome of Juglans microcarpa x Juglans regia isolate MS1-56 chromosome 6S, Jm3101_v1.0, whole genome shotgun sequence, the window ggcaaaaaaaaaaaaaaaaaaaaaaacatcaaaactaattgcatgcatgtacaAACTTTTGGTGAGACATGTTAGGGGTTCTAGAATAGTGTGCAAAACCACATGGCCCTGTGGGACTTGGCAGACAAACATGATCTTATTGaaatccttcttcttcttcttcttttccagaACAGTTTAGGCCATAAACTAGTGGCATTGGACTGGCTGAAATTGCAGGCTCTGATAGTAACAGTTCACAATTATAGAGAGGCCATGATTCTTGGCTGCACATACACATGGGGGAAGActttcttttagaaaaagagGAATATCATGTAAACCAAACATCATCACATAAAACTGATTCTCCCTTGTCAATTTTGAAGTTTCTTGATAGCCATTACAGGGGCATATTGTGTATCTTTCTTTTTAACTGAAGGGACTTGGCAGCACCGTTACCATGTGATATTCTTACCTTTTCTTTCACTACATTTAAGTAAtgatgtgtgtttatcatttttacattttaaaaaagtaatgataccGACACAACACATctcacaatatatttcacaacatatgttttaaaaaaatggtatttttacAGGGTTTTAGCGGCGGTCAAAGGccacaaaaactaaaaaaaaaaaacacaattttgtggtgtttttatatatataaaataaccaTTGGGCCATCACCTGtggtgtttatatatatatatatatatatatatatatatatatatatatatatctaaatatggAACTTTGAACCCTTGTGCGCATTATATTCACCTGGCAATATGATCACAACATTGGGGTCTTTTGGGTAATATTCATGTCTGTGTCTTTTTGGTGGGATATAATAATTTAGTCCAAATGAATTAAgattaataattagaaataatcaTGATTAAGATTAATAACAGGTTGGGAGCACTCGCCATGATGATGGGattgattaatttgaaaaaagccCTAGAAAAGTTGATGTTGAGATAAGTATGATAGCCTTGTTTCGAAGGAAAATGGCCTAGAAAGATTGATATCATCCACCAAGAAattaaagtagattttattattaattttttttttttcccctctgaATATCATCAACAAAGTAGTTAGTTGTGCGTTGAGAGGGAATGTAGGAGAATAAAGCAAGAAAAGCAAACCCCATTAAAAGAAACCCACAAAGATTAATGGTTCAGAAAAAAAGCTTGGCAAAGAGACTCTCATAAGGATGGAATTTCTTTATCACGATGAGCTGCTTTTAGTTAGAACCCATTGagaattttttcttatttttgtgttGTAGCCTTCCTTTTGCGCATTAATCCCCCCTGCCGTTTGGGTTGTATGATctattttattaggtttctgCCTCCCAATGAATGGTGCTTCTTGGGCctttcaaacacaaataatgCATTAGAAATTCTTTGGTCCCTTTTGACCTCAAAAGAACTACttgtttttagggtttttttttttttttttcaatcccaAATGAAAGAACGAAATATATAGATAGAAAAGAATTATTAACTTGACAATTGCTGAGCACCATTTCCATTGGCTTATAAACAAACCGTCCGTCAATCATGACCGAGTTAAAGAGCAATGTATAATGGAGGAAAGCTTTCAGATAGATCAGAGACATGACATCACTTGAAAACCACATATTCCAAATTATTTTGGTGTTTCTTGCAAGATTGAGAATTTGAAGTCTCTTTCTGCTACTGACCCACTTTTCTTATAGCCTAAAGAGGCtgccacaatttttttttcattttcctgtatatatatatatatatatatatatatatatatatatatttcctttttgTTCTGAAGATTAGACGGCTACGGTACCTCTTTTATTTCACCTTGAAagtcaaatttagaaaagtcaaaACTAACAGAACCTTGTGGAAATCTCAGGAAAACAACCAAATGTGTAAATATAAAAGCAATGGGAACCTGCTTCTCTAGACCATCATGTCGGTGGCATCTTCCTTTATAAAATTGCAGAAATTCACATCAAAGAGTATCCTATCATCCAGCCTGCAGAAATCAGAATTGGTTGTTTGTTATGCTGGGacttggaataatacaaggtttaGACTTTGGACTGGAGTAGATAGCTATGACTtgatttcaacatccaaatttAAAACCTGTACACatttccaaatccaaatccaaatccaataaattctCAAAAGATATTAAAATCTGAATATAATTAGATAGGCTGTGTAAAACTGAATTAGTATTATCAACATTGGGTTTGGTTATTTGGAACACTGAACATCATCATTAGGACATTTTAACTTCCGGATAACCAATCCCAGTGTTGGTAATACTAATTCAGTCTTTCTCCCAGTTAGTGCAAGCAAGTAGTGTACTCGAGAGGTGTAGGTTTGCGacttaaaagaaggaaaaaaatgaaaatccatttTGCACAACAGAAAACCCATAAAGACAGATCAATATCTAAGCTTTTGATTCTATAGCCACATTGCATAAGAATCCGCAATCAACATGAAGATATTTGCATCCACTATGTTACATCAGTGTACAGTATTTCACAATTACATTAAGAGATTTGATCTTTTGAACAAGCTAACCTTAACTCTTTTCCCCAATTGAAAATCCCTTCCaacaaatcataaattttcTATCTGCTCAAGGGATGAGAAATGCGAATCGATCCTGCTGAGAGTTTCTTGATCAATATCTGTCGTgctaatcaattttttcaaagaataatgAAACTTTTTTCTGGGTTCTGAATCAATTATAGGAGTCTGATCCTCCAGGGATGCATCTTTAATTCCTGTTTGATTAGATACTGTGTCCTGATTAAATAGCTGTAGTTTCATCTCCAAGCAAGATTTAAGATCCTCTTCATTTCGGGCTTTGTTCAACTTATCAATAAGATCACTTATAGTCGATGCCTTCTCAGTCTTCGAAATTTTGGCCCTTTTTGTTCCTTCATTTTGTTCATCTTGGTCATTTGGTTCATTAATGGCATCATCCAAATCAGGCTTCTGAagctcttttaatccctcatcAACAATTTGTTTAATCCTCCTCCTGAAGTTATCTTTTCTTATTGAGTTTGATCTTAGCTGCAACTTCAGTCTCGAGACCATTGTCTCAGTGTTGGCCTCCATAGAAGTAGGTTTAGGGTTTGAAACAGATGACCCGTCTTCAATGGATCCTTCAAGAATAGATTTCACAGAAAAAACTTCTTCAAGTAAActaatattatgcatgtatcgGTCAAAAGCTTCATCCTCCACTTCAACGTTTCTGTCCCTGTATTCCTTTAACTTGGAAAATCTCCATTCATTAATCGCTGCAGCATCCTGAGAAAACATCCTATATCAGGACAAGTAATTCTTACCACCACAATATCtcaaatatgaatgaaaatatattgattCATTCCTTTCACCTTTTTAGTCAGTGGCTTTCTCGAACGGAGTGGGATTTGCACATTATTGAACTGGGCAAAATTGTTGGAAAGCTGCCGAAGTGATGCAACTCTAAATGAAGACCTGAGATAAAgcccaaacaaaacaaaatgttcAAGGCAAAATAACTTGAAACAGCAGTGGTACATATATTTGTGAGAACCATGCCAAAGAAGTTGCTGAAAAGCAATGCCAAAAAAGGTCACAGAGGAACCTCATAAAAGAAAGCATACTTAGCGACTTCAATTGTGGAAATCAAATTTAACAAAACAACACTTAATTTCCATGCAAAATGTGTCGAAAGGGATATTCAAAGCTGGTGGCCATTGAAACTAAATATTTCAAGATATCCTCTGCAAACTCAGATAATTAGAGATGGCATCGCCGAGAAGATGGAATGTTGATTGGCTGGGTGGAAGAGACTCTCTCTCTAAAGGCTGCTGGATAACTTTGAACAAAAATACATATCCAATTTGCCTACTTATAGCAGCATGTGGGAACGTCACTCTAGGGAAGCTGTGGGTCTTACGGAGTTCTGGTGTGGAAAAATATTGGGAAGGGGTTGGGAACTATCTAATTTTATCCTATTTTAGGTGGACACTGAGTCAAAGATTAGATTTTGGTATGATGTGCGGTAGGGCTATAGGTGCCTAAATGCAACTTTACCCAAAATGTTTAGGATTTCTCATTGTAAGAAGATCTCAGTAGCAAATTACTGGCAGCTTTCTCATGGTACTAGACAATGGAATATCACCGTTAAAAACTCGGTGCAGGATTGGTAATGGAGTTGATTTCTTCATTctttcagatcttctgctaCTTAAGGATTAGAGGTCGGGTGTGGAGAGGATCCTGCGGACCCCTTCCAAGAAAAGGAATTTTGATGTTAAAACCTTTTATCATTTCCTATGCCCCCTCGAATCCTCCATTTCCTTGAAAagatatttggaaaaataaggCTCCATCGGAGGTGACTTTCTATATGTGGACAGCAGCACTAGGTAAGATATAAACTATTGATAAGCTGATAAAAAAGTGCATCATAGGGATGAATTGGTGCTGTTCATGCAAGAAGAGCGACAAAACCAGTGCACTACAAGGTGGCTAGAACTTTATTGGCCTtagcttttcattttttgtgtgtAGCATAGGTAATGCCACAACCAGGTAGGGCAGTTGGCTTGTTGGAGATGTCAGAATATTGGTCAGTGCAGCACAGAAATTTGGCGGGTGGTTCTTGTGTGCTTAATGTTTCTTTGCAAGGAATGCAATGCTTGGAACTTTGAAGATTGTGAGATTACAGTAGTAGGCCAGGAGCCATTATGCTAAAAACACAATATCTGTCAGCTGCCTATAGTTCTAGCTTTTCCAATTATCTAGAATTTATGCATTACTTTTACTTCTCCTCCCTAATTGGGCACTTTCTCCTGTTTGTATTCTACGCCTTAATAAAATTGCCGgactaatttgaaaaaaaaatgaatttcgcATATGTAACTTAACTATGTAAAACAAAGAAGTGAGACAGCAGACTTTTTTTGGTATAAAGTTTATATACTGCTACACAGCCGTGACAATAATAAGAACTGGAGGCAGGACTGAAAAGGCtgagcaaaaagaaaagaaaagataaacaaaACCGTTATGATACATAAGGCTCAATATAATCTTGTGGTAGAAAAGGACGAAGAATACATACAATACGTATTTGTGTTTGAGAGAGACTTCTTAAGCCAATCACATCCCCAAAGAAGACATGAGTCATTAAAGATGGTGTTTCTTTAAACGAGTAGTTGAGTGAACTATTCAATTGAATGATGTTGAGCATGTTTCCCAATGGCCAATGGCCACAGAAACAGGCATGAAAGAGTGCAATGCAattctttacaaaaattattttctaggttgttgttgttgttgtcctAAACACTAGAAACATGAGTAGAAATAATTTGAGATGGAATTAATTGcatgggttttttttattggcaacaGGTGTCTGGAAAcagtgtcccgactaatcccagagGTGCAAAGACCttcagcaaggagtttcctgcaagtgcaccttgggtaattcaagagaaaaatccCCCAGTCTGATGGCCACTAgtaattgtttgcacccaagatgattcaaaccttagacataaagggagcataccaccacgACGAACtaaccaaggcctttaccacttgagccaacccctaggggttattAATTGCATGGGTTCTTGATGCTCATTACTTACCCAGAGGGAGATGCCTCAGATACTTGTTGGTCGAACATGGGAGTGCTTGCCCTCGATGTCTTGTCTGGAACAGTTGCACTTGCTTTCAAAACTGCATTCATAATAAATAAGATAGGAAAAGAGGGAAAAGGGTcattctcacaaaaaaaaaaaaactgaaacaaaGACATAAAATCTCCTTCAAGGCCTCGCTACAGGAGTAGAGCTTAGCTTTACAAGATGCACTCCTTCATAGTACATACACTTCATGTGactaacaaaattaacatttaAACCTCTATATATTGATTGATATTGCTCCTCTAGACAGTGGTAGAGCCCAGGCCTGGGTTCCAAACCAGCATCCATAGCAAGCAATGCCATTGTCCAATGGCATTGTGCAACGCTTAGGGTTACATAGTCTCACACAAGTCAATAGAGAAAGGAAACtttgcatgtatgtatgtatgaatgtacaGTCTTTATATACTACATTAAAGTCTTGAAAAATCCAACAACTCAACAAGTTAAGATtacaaaatctcaaactctGCGCAAACGAAAATAAAGGAATCGCCAGCCCAATTATATATGCATTACAGTGTCTTGAGCCTAAGCTTAAACAAGTGCACAGtcaaagcattttttttattgatcctTCGGAGGAAAACTTGTGCATGTTCCTGACCAGCCAAAAAGAAGAAACATAGGAACAAACTTCTAACAGTCTTTATGTTAGAGTTGCAGACTGAAGAGATGAATTAATAGCGAAGGAGCATTCATAGGTTCAGAATAGGCACTTGATATGACGTCAATGGTGAGCAAGTTGggtatattttaatattatatgacaGTTAAACTTCACATTATTGAACAACGCTGTTGTCAAACAATGACCACGAGACAAAAGGAACAGTGTTCAACACTACATATATACTTCAAATTAGCATACCGTGAATGGGACAAGGATTTTGATCTCTTGAACAGCAACTCTTGCATGACTTGAATGGACACCTACATTGTCAGTTTTTGTTTACGAAAGGATATAATCTCAATGTgtaaaaataaaggagaaatcAAAACACCCTTCTGAAAAACTTctgaaaaaaaaacccataaaattACATTTCAACCTTAACCATCcgtaaaaatacatttcatttaAAAGGGGTTAAAGGGGTTCTATTAGATGCGCAATAGACATTAATGGGTAATCATACTGCTTAACatgccttttttctttattcttgaaAGACCTAGGAGCCACCGTTCGATGACTCGGGAATGTAAAATCTTCCATGTTCCACATAGAAAGTTAGATTTATGCAGCTCATATTCTAACTAGCCCATCCTCGTTATTTGTTTCTTAAGAGTTCAAGAGGTTTGAGGCAAAGCAAAGCATTTAATCAATTATCCCACCTTCTTACAATGTCGTATAGTATAATGTTCAATTCATGTGCCTAAGAAAGACCTTCCTCTCGGTTCACATTTTCTATCGACCATTTTTGTAGTTTATTCGCTGCACACCACTATCAATATCCCAAAACCGCGGCTTCTATTGCAATTTGacttgattttctttcttgctttccaaatcgaaaaatgaaaaaaataaatatctctACCAAGGAAGAACTGCATCAAGAAAGTAATTAAACCCTCCCAAAACCCAAAAGGTAATGCAAACACATACAGGCACACATACCAAAAAAATCTAGGGTTTCGAAACCTATACAAGCGCAAACCAAAATAAGCAAGAGAATACCTGGAGCGAGCAACATTGCCGCATATCTGACACTTAGGCTTGTTGAGCCCACGGAGGGTCTTCGGCGGCGTGTCCGTACGGTGCGAGGAGTTGTGGGATGCGGCGGGGGCGGTGGTATTGTGGGACGGAGCTGGCGACGAGGCCGCCATCGATGAAGGTTGGAGCTTTCCGAGGTAAGCTTCTAGGAAGCCAGCGTTGGAGCTTTATTTGTGTTCGTTTGTTTTGGCGCCTGAGAAATTTCGTAGGGGAGTTCTAACTTAACTTCAGGCACCGATACAAtggaatattaataataataataataataagggaTCGGAAGCACGGCACCCGCGGCAATGGGGGATTCTTTCATTGCGGGCTAATGGGCCAATGGCTATACATATACGGTTTTTTTAAATGGGCCGGGTCGGTGCatgtttttttaaactttttaataccaaatttcagccaaaaaataaaagtatatttaaAAAGCAAATTGATCAAATGGTGTTTACAAATCAATGGTAACATATTGAGGAAGGAAAATTCTATGTCATGTCTTTCCTTAAGGAACTGTTAGCTTGCATAATGTATCCCCTCCTCCTCCATTTGAAATCTGAATCCACAAACACAAATTCTGTCATCTTTTTCCGTCTGCTTCTATGAGTGCTTAAATGGTCATTATTCGGATGAAAGAATGGACGGCATATCTCTCTCTTATTTCATTATGATAAAATGATATTGTCaaatcaacttttaatttttcgatttta includes:
- the LOC121237038 gene encoding uncharacterized protein LOC121237038, which codes for MAASSPAPSHNTTAPAASHNSSHRTDTPPKTLRGLNKPKCQICGNVARSRCPFKSCKSCCSRDQNPCPIHVLKASATVPDKTSRASTPMFDQQVSEASPSGSSFRVASLRQLSNNFAQFNNVQIPLRSRKPLTKKDAAAINEWRFSKLKEYRDRNVEVEDEAFDRYMHNISLLEEVFSVKSILEGSIEDGSSVSNPKPTSMEANTETMVSRLKLQLRSNSIRKDNFRRRIKQIVDEGLKELQKPDLDDAINEPNDQDEQNEGTKRAKISKTEKASTISDLIDKLNKARNEEDLKSCLEMKLQLFNQDTVSNQTGIKDASLEDQTPIIDSEPRKKFHYSLKKLISTTDIDQETLSRIDSHFSSLEQIENL